Proteins encoded within one genomic window of Halorussus salilacus:
- a CDS encoding 2-amino-3,7-dideoxy-D-threo-hept-6-ulosonate synthase, with amino-acid sequence MTAGIDARLERIGTDGKYVIVPMDHGITLGAVEGLVDIESTIDAVTRGGADSVLTQKGIAPRVHPNKNGAGYVVHLNASTTIGPDSNDKRVTGTVKEAVRAGADAVSFHINVGSDYEREQIEDLAEITDEADDYGMPVLAMAYARGPGVDEHDAESLGHAVRLAEEVGSDVVKTAYSGDAESFERVVESTRLPVVIAGGEPEGDRATLDAVRGAMDAGAAGVSMGRSVFQHDDPEAIARAVSLVVHDGYAADEALAEAGLDLEI; translated from the coding sequence ATGACTGCGGGAATCGACGCGCGACTCGAACGCATCGGCACAGACGGGAAGTACGTGATCGTCCCGATGGACCACGGCATCACGCTTGGAGCGGTCGAGGGGCTCGTGGACATCGAATCGACCATCGACGCGGTGACGCGGGGCGGGGCCGACTCGGTCCTGACCCAGAAGGGCATCGCGCCCCGGGTCCACCCGAACAAGAACGGCGCGGGCTACGTGGTCCACCTCAACGCCTCGACCACCATCGGGCCGGACAGCAACGACAAGCGCGTGACGGGCACCGTCAAGGAGGCGGTCCGGGCGGGAGCCGACGCCGTCTCGTTCCACATCAACGTCGGCAGCGACTACGAGCGCGAGCAGATCGAGGACCTCGCCGAAATCACGGACGAGGCCGACGACTACGGCATGCCCGTGCTGGCGATGGCCTACGCCCGCGGGCCGGGCGTGGACGAACACGACGCCGAGAGCCTCGGCCACGCGGTCCGACTCGCCGAGGAGGTGGGGTCCGACGTGGTCAAGACCGCCTACAGCGGCGACGCCGAGAGCTTCGAGCGCGTGGTCGAATCGACCCGCCTGCCCGTGGTCATCGCGGGCGGCGAACCCGAGGGGGACCGGGCGACCCTCGACGCGGTCCGGGGCGCGATGGACGCCGGGGCCGCGGGGGTCTCGATGGGCCGGTCGGTGTTCCAGCACGACGACCCAGAGGCCATCGCGCGGGCGGTCTCGCTGGTGGTCCACGACGGATACGCCGCGGACGAGGCGCTGGCGGAGGCGGGACTAGACTTGGAAATCTAA
- the mfnA gene encoding tyrosine decarboxylase MfnA: MEREPQDFGRVLSSMCTEPHPDAREAARRFLASNPGDPTTYPAVAELEREVVERLGEMTGLSDPRGYVASGGTEANLQAVRAARNLADSPDPNVVAPESAHFSFRKAADVLDVELRLAATGDDRRADPAAVRRLADAETALVVGVAGTTEYGRVDPVADLAGVAREVGALMHVDAAWGGFVLPFTDRAWNFEDAPVDIMTIDPHKMGRAPVPAGGFLARDERVLDALAVDTPYLESTSQASLTGTRSGAGVAGAHAALAALWPDGYRENYERGQANAEWLADALASRGYEVVDPVLPLVAADVPRETVDALREEGWRVSPTGSGELRVVCMPHVTREMLESFVADLDAV, encoded by the coding sequence ATGGAGCGCGAGCCACAGGACTTCGGGCGCGTCCTCTCGTCGATGTGCACGGAGCCACACCCCGACGCCCGCGAGGCCGCCCGGCGGTTCCTCGCGAGCAACCCCGGCGACCCGACGACCTACCCCGCGGTCGCGGAGTTGGAGCGCGAGGTCGTCGAGCGCCTCGGCGAGATGACGGGGCTCTCGGACCCCCGCGGCTACGTCGCCAGCGGCGGCACCGAGGCGAATCTGCAGGCGGTCCGGGCGGCCCGGAACCTCGCCGACTCGCCCGACCCGAACGTGGTCGCGCCAGAGAGCGCCCACTTCAGCTTCCGGAAGGCCGCCGACGTGCTCGACGTGGAGCTACGGCTCGCGGCCACGGGCGACGACAGGCGCGCCGACCCCGCGGCGGTCCGGCGACTCGCCGACGCCGAGACCGCGCTCGTGGTTGGCGTCGCCGGGACCACCGAGTACGGTCGGGTCGACCCCGTCGCCGACCTCGCGGGCGTGGCCCGCGAGGTCGGCGCGCTGATGCACGTCGACGCGGCGTGGGGCGGGTTCGTCCTCCCCTTCACCGACCGGGCGTGGAACTTCGAGGACGCGCCGGTCGACATCATGACCATCGACCCCCACAAGATGGGGCGCGCGCCGGTCCCCGCCGGGGGCTTTCTCGCGCGCGACGAGAGGGTCCTCGACGCGCTCGCGGTCGACACCCCGTACCTCGAATCCACCTCGCAGGCCTCGCTCACGGGGACCAGAAGCGGCGCGGGGGTCGCGGGCGCGCACGCCGCGCTCGCGGCGCTCTGGCCCGATGGCTACCGCGAGAACTACGAGCGCGGGCAGGCCAACGCCGAGTGGCTTGCCGACGCGCTCGCCTCGCGGGGCTACGAGGTCGTCGACCCCGTCCTGCCCCTCGTGGCGGCCGACGTGCCCCGCGAGACCGTCGACGCGCTCCGCGAGGAGGGCTGGCGGGTCTCGCCCACCGGGTCCGGAGAGCTTCGAGTGGTCTGCATGCCCCACGTCACCCGGGAGATGCTCGAATCGTTCGTCGCCGACCTCGACGCGGTCTGA
- the trpA gene encoding tryptophan synthase subunit alpha, translated as MSESDLEAAFADGPALVSYVVAGDPDVESTKEHVRALVRGGADVVELGLPFSEPIAEGPTIQRAVRRALDAGMTPERYLDLVADLREDVDVPLVCMTYFNPIYQYGAGEARSASDASGETASEGPEPFVAAAAEAGISGFIVPDLPVDESGPLKEACEAHGLDLVFMVAPTTTDDRLDRMLSRASGFVYVQGRLGTTGARSDVSDRTHGSLGRLDRTDLPKAVGFGISERDHAREIVAGGADGVIVGSAFVDIVADGRDAADRLEAKARELKAGALDGASEVPEPERT; from the coding sequence GTGAGTGAGAGCGACCTCGAAGCCGCCTTCGCCGACGGACCCGCGCTGGTGTCGTACGTCGTGGCGGGCGACCCGGATGTCGAGTCGACGAAGGAGCACGTCCGGGCGCTGGTCCGGGGCGGGGCCGACGTGGTCGAACTCGGGCTGCCCTTCTCCGAGCCCATCGCGGAGGGACCGACCATCCAGCGGGCCGTCCGGCGCGCGCTCGACGCGGGGATGACCCCCGAGCGCTACCTCGACCTCGTGGCCGACCTCCGGGAGGACGTGGACGTGCCCCTCGTCTGCATGACCTACTTCAACCCCATCTACCAGTACGGAGCGGGCGAGGCGCGGAGCGCCTCGGATGCGAGCGGTGAAACCGCGAGCGAAGGCCCGGAGCCCTTCGTCGCGGCCGCCGCGGAGGCGGGCATCTCGGGGTTCATCGTCCCCGACCTCCCGGTCGACGAGAGCGGCCCGCTCAAGGAGGCCTGCGAGGCCCACGGCCTCGACCTCGTGTTCATGGTCGCGCCGACCACCACCGACGACCGACTCGACCGGATGCTCTCTCGGGCGAGCGGGTTCGTCTACGTGCAGGGCCGACTCGGCACCACCGGGGCGCGCTCGGACGTGAGCGACCGGACCCACGGGAGCCTCGGCCGACTCGACCGGACCGACCTGCCGAAGGCGGTCGGGTTCGGCATCAGCGAGCGCGACCACGCCCGCGAGATCGTCGCGGGCGGCGCGGACGGCGTCATCGTCGGGAGCGCGTTCGTGGACATCGTGGCCGACGGCCGAGATGCCGCCGACCGACTCGAAGCCAAGGCCCGCGAACTCAAGGCGGGCGCGCTCGACGGCGCGAGCGAAGTACCGGAACCAGAACGAACTTAA
- the trpB gene encoding tryptophan synthase subunit beta codes for MSSESKFGEYGGQYVPEALMPAIEELTDAYERYVLNNEDGFVDEFRERLADFGGRPTPLQRADRLSERYDREVYLKREDLVHGGAHKLNNALGQVLLAKYMGKERIIAETGAGQHGTATAMAAAHLDIDCEIYMGRTDINRQRPNVFRMRIHDAEVNPVTAGSGTLKEAINATMRDWATNVEDTHYVIGSVVGPHPFPKMVRDFQSVISEEAREQIREKAGRLPDSVVACAGGGSNTMGAFHEFVGDEDVDLLAVEAGGSGLTIDEEAGLAPHSASLSAGEEGVLHGARTKLLQNPDGQILESHSVSAGLDYSGVGPELAHLVDEGRVRPVNVGDDAALEAFHRLSKLEGIIPALESSHALAYLERAALGDADDDLGEVVVVNVSGRGDKDLDTVIEESDSRDIDAAPSMEVFQSE; via the coding sequence ATGAGTAGCGAATCCAAGTTCGGCGAGTACGGCGGTCAGTACGTCCCCGAGGCGCTGATGCCCGCCATCGAGGAACTGACCGACGCCTACGAGCGATACGTACTGAACAACGAGGACGGCTTCGTCGACGAGTTCCGCGAGCGACTGGCCGACTTCGGCGGCCGCCCCACGCCGCTTCAGCGGGCCGACCGCCTGAGCGAGCGCTACGACCGCGAGGTCTACCTCAAGCGCGAGGACCTCGTCCACGGCGGCGCGCACAAGCTCAACAACGCGCTCGGGCAGGTCCTGCTCGCGAAGTACATGGGCAAAGAGCGCATCATCGCCGAGACCGGCGCGGGCCAGCACGGCACCGCGACCGCGATGGCGGCGGCCCACCTCGACATCGACTGCGAGATATACATGGGTCGGACCGACATCAACCGCCAGCGCCCGAACGTCTTCCGGATGCGCATCCACGACGCCGAGGTGAACCCGGTGACCGCGGGGTCGGGGACGCTCAAGGAGGCCATCAACGCGACGATGCGCGACTGGGCGACCAACGTCGAGGACACCCACTACGTCATCGGCTCCGTCGTGGGGCCCCACCCGTTCCCGAAGATGGTCCGGGACTTTCAGTCGGTCATCTCCGAGGAGGCCCGCGAGCAGATTCGCGAGAAGGCGGGACGGCTCCCCGACAGCGTGGTCGCCTGCGCGGGCGGCGGGTCGAACACGATGGGCGCGTTCCACGAGTTCGTCGGCGACGAGGACGTGGACCTCCTCGCGGTCGAAGCGGGCGGGTCGGGCCTGACCATCGACGAGGAGGCGGGGCTCGCGCCCCACTCGGCGTCGCTCTCGGCGGGCGAGGAGGGCGTCCTCCACGGCGCGCGGACCAAACTCCTCCAGAACCCCGACGGCCAGATTCTCGAATCCCACAGCGTGAGCGCGGGCCTCGACTACTCGGGCGTCGGCCCCGAACTCGCGCACCTCGTCGACGAGGGACGTGTTCGCCCCGTCAACGTGGGCGACGACGCCGCGCTCGAAGCGTTCCACCGGCTCTCGAAGCTCGAAGGTATCATCCCCGCGCTCGAATCGAGCCACGCGCTGGCGTACTTGGAACGCGCGGCGCTGGGCGACGCCGACGACGACCTCGGCGAGGTCGTCGTCGTCAACGTCTCGGGCCGGGGCGACAAGGACCTCGACACGGTCATCGAGGAGAGCGATTCGCGCGACATCGACGCCGCGCCGAGCATGGAGGTGTTCCAGAGTGAGTGA
- the trpC gene encoding indole-3-glycerol phosphate synthase, protein MNESEELAPAVRSILRAAEARGDPREGDLSVEARSLPDALARAESEGRVPVIAEVKPTSPTTDGTREADPVELAERMVEGGAAALSVLTEPDHFGGSPENLRRVREAVDVPVLRKDFVLDESQLDAVAADAVLLIARFVGDDLPELVEAAERRGFQPLVEVHDRSELREALDAGAEILGVNNRDLARLEVDLETFEAVAPHAPDEVTLVAESGISSPEDARRMREAGADGLLVGSAIMAGDVTENTRRLTHA, encoded by the coding sequence ATGAACGAAAGCGAGGAACTCGCGCCAGCGGTTCGGTCCATCCTGCGGGCCGCCGAGGCGCGCGGCGACCCCCGAGAGGGGGACCTGTCGGTCGAGGCTCGGTCGCTCCCCGACGCGCTCGCCCGGGCCGAATCCGAGGGGCGCGTGCCCGTGATCGCGGAGGTCAAACCGACGAGTCCGACGACCGACGGCACCCGCGAGGCCGACCCCGTCGAACTGGCCGAACGGATGGTCGAGGGCGGCGCGGCCGCCCTCTCGGTGCTGACCGAACCCGACCACTTCGGCGGGTCGCCCGAGAACCTCCGGCGGGTCCGCGAGGCGGTGGACGTGCCGGTCCTCCGGAAGGACTTCGTGCTGGACGAATCGCAGCTCGACGCGGTGGCGGCCGACGCCGTCCTGCTCATCGCGCGGTTCGTCGGCGACGACCTGCCGGAGCTGGTCGAAGCCGCCGAACGGCGGGGGTTCCAGCCCCTCGTGGAGGTCCACGACCGCTCGGAACTCCGCGAGGCGCTCGACGCCGGGGCCGAGATACTCGGCGTGAACAACCGCGACCTCGCCAGACTGGAGGTCGACCTCGAAACCTTCGAGGCGGTGGCTCCCCACGCTCCGGACGAGGTCACCCTCGTCGCCGAGAGCGGAATCTCCTCGCCCGAGGACGCCCGGCGGATGCGGGAGGCGGGGGCCGACGGTCTGCTCGTCGGGTCGGCGATAATGGCGGGAGACGTGACCGAGAACACGCGGAGGCTGACACACGCATGA
- a CDS encoding MGMT family protein has protein sequence MDDTGDVAGIFARESPYLGRHVQIGVASGRVVSVSFPDSPDDEAADDHDLLDRIFDYLGGVEDDFSDVAVALTVPTVHRRVLERVREIPYGEQINVETLARMTSGVDHTDEDDLNDVRTALDENPAPLLIPDHRVRDGPSAAPPSVEQKLRSLEEL, from the coding sequence ATGGACGACACGGGCGACGTTGCCGGAATCTTCGCGCGCGAATCACCGTATCTGGGCCGCCACGTCCAGATCGGAGTCGCGAGCGGACGCGTGGTCAGCGTCTCGTTCCCCGACTCGCCCGACGACGAGGCCGCCGATGACCACGACCTGCTCGACCGCATCTTCGACTATCTGGGCGGCGTGGAGGACGACTTCAGCGACGTGGCGGTCGCGCTCACGGTGCCGACCGTCCACCGCCGGGTGCTGGAGCGCGTCCGCGAGATTCCGTACGGCGAGCAGATAAACGTCGAGACGCTGGCCCGGATGACCAGCGGCGTCGACCACACCGACGAGGACGACCTGAACGACGTGCGAACCGCGCTCGACGAGAACCCCGCGCCCCTCCTGATTCCCGACCACCGGGTGCGCGACGGGCCGAGCGCCGCGCCCCCGAGCGTCGAGCAAAAGCTTCGGTCGCTGGAGGAACTGTAG